One part of the Leclercia sp. LSNIH1 genome encodes these proteins:
- the nirB gene encoding nitrite reductase large subunit NirB, with protein sequence MSKVRLAIIGNGMVGHRFIEDLLDKADAAQFDITVFCEEPRKAYDRVHLSSYFSHHTAEELSLVREGFYEKHGVKVLVGERAITINRQEKVIHSSAGRTVFYDKLIMATGSYPWIPPIKGSETQDCFVYRTIEDLNAIESCARRSKRGAVVGGGLLGLEAAGALKNLGVETHVIEFAPMLMAEQLDHMGGEQLKRKIESMGVKVHTSKNTKEIVQEGTEARKTMRFADGSELEVDFIVFSTGIRPRDKLATQCGLAVAQRGGIMINSTCQTSDPDIYAIGECASWENHVYGLVAPGYKMAQVAVDHILGNENAFEGADMSAKLKLLGVDVGGIGDAHGRTPNSRSYVYLDESKEVYKRLIVSEDNKTLLGAVLVGDTSDFGNLLQLVLNAIELPENPDALILPAHAASGKPSIGVDKLPDSAQICSCFDVTKGMLISAINKGCHTVAALKAETKAGTGCGGCIPLVTQVLNAELAKQGIEVNNNLCEHFAYSRQELYHLIRVEGIKSFDELLQKHGQGYGCEVCKPTVGSLLASCWNEYVLKPQHTPLQDTNDNFLANIQKDGTYSVIPRSAGGEITPEGLVAVGRIAREFNLYTKITGSQRIGLFGAQKDDLPEIWRQLIEAGFETGHAYAKALRMAKTCVGSTWCRYGVGDSVGFGVELENRYKGIRTPHKMKFGVSGCTRECAEAQGKDVGIIATEKGWNLYVCGNGGMKPRHADLLAADIDRETLIKYLDRFMMFYIRTADKLTRTAPWLDNLEGGIDYLKSVIIDDKLGLNATLEEEMARLRDAVICEWTETVNTPSAQVRFKHFINSNQRDPSVQVVPEREQHRPATPYERIPVMLVEENV encoded by the coding sequence ATGAGCAAAGTCAGACTCGCTATTATCGGTAACGGCATGGTCGGTCACCGCTTTATTGAGGATCTACTCGATAAAGCCGATGCCGCCCAGTTCGACATTACCGTGTTCTGTGAAGAACCCCGTAAGGCGTACGACCGCGTGCACCTCTCCTCCTATTTCTCTCACCACACCGCCGAGGAGCTCTCTCTGGTGCGCGAAGGTTTTTACGAGAAACATGGCGTGAAGGTGCTGGTGGGCGAGCGCGCTATCACCATCAACCGTCAGGAAAAAGTGATTCATTCCAGTGCGGGACGCACGGTTTTTTACGACAAGCTGATCATGGCGACTGGCTCCTATCCGTGGATCCCGCCGATCAAAGGCTCGGAAACCCAGGACTGCTTCGTCTATCGCACCATTGAAGATCTCAACGCCATCGAATCCTGCGCCCGTCGCAGTAAACGCGGCGCGGTGGTCGGCGGCGGCCTGCTCGGCCTCGAAGCCGCTGGTGCACTGAAGAACTTAGGCGTTGAAACCCACGTCATCGAATTTGCCCCGATGCTGATGGCAGAGCAGCTTGACCACATGGGTGGCGAGCAGCTCAAACGCAAAATTGAGAGCATGGGTGTGAAGGTTCACACCAGCAAAAATACCAAAGAGATCGTGCAGGAAGGCACCGAGGCGCGTAAAACCATGCGCTTCGCCGACGGCAGCGAGCTGGAAGTCGACTTTATCGTCTTCTCCACCGGTATTCGCCCGCGCGACAAGCTGGCCACCCAGTGCGGCCTGGCGGTTGCCCAGCGTGGCGGCATCATGATCAACTCAACCTGCCAGACCTCCGATCCGGATATCTACGCCATCGGCGAGTGCGCCAGCTGGGAAAACCACGTCTACGGTCTGGTCGCCCCTGGCTACAAAATGGCGCAGGTCGCCGTTGACCATATCCTCGGCAATGAAAACGCCTTCGAAGGCGCGGACATGAGCGCCAAGCTGAAACTGCTGGGCGTGGACGTAGGCGGTATCGGCGATGCGCATGGCCGTACGCCAAACTCCCGCAGCTACGTCTATCTCGACGAAAGCAAAGAGGTCTATAAACGTCTTATCGTCAGCGAAGATAACAAAACCCTGCTCGGCGCGGTGCTGGTGGGCGACACCAGCGATTTCGGCAACCTGCTGCAGCTGGTGCTGAACGCTATCGAACTGCCGGAGAACCCGGATGCGCTGATCCTGCCTGCTCATGCGGCCAGCGGTAAACCCTCTATCGGTGTCGATAAGCTGCCCGACAGCGCGCAAATTTGCTCCTGCTTCGATGTCACCAAAGGCATGCTGATTTCTGCCATCAACAAAGGCTGCCACACCGTGGCGGCGCTGAAAGCGGAAACCAAAGCCGGTACCGGCTGCGGCGGCTGTATCCCACTGGTGACCCAGGTGCTCAACGCCGAGCTGGCGAAACAGGGTATCGAAGTGAACAACAACCTGTGCGAGCACTTCGCTTACTCTCGCCAGGAGCTGTACCACCTGATCCGCGTGGAAGGCATCAAATCCTTCGACGAGCTGCTGCAAAAACATGGCCAGGGTTATGGCTGTGAAGTGTGTAAACCGACCGTCGGTTCTCTGCTGGCCTCCTGCTGGAATGAGTATGTGCTCAAACCACAGCACACGCCGCTGCAGGACACCAACGACAACTTCCTGGCGAACATCCAGAAAGATGGCACCTACTCGGTGATCCCACGCTCTGCCGGCGGCGAAATCACCCCGGAAGGGCTGGTGGCGGTCGGCCGCATCGCCCGCGAATTTAACCTCTACACCAAAATCACCGGCTCCCAGCGTATCGGCCTGTTCGGTGCGCAGAAAGATGACCTGCCGGAAATCTGGCGTCAGCTGATTGAAGCGGGCTTCGAAACCGGTCACGCCTATGCCAAAGCGCTGCGTATGGCGAAAACCTGCGTCGGCAGCACCTGGTGCCGTTACGGCGTGGGCGACAGCGTCGGCTTCGGCGTCGAGCTGGAAAACCGCTACAAAGGTATTCGTACCCCGCACAAAATGAAGTTCGGCGTCTCCGGCTGTACCCGTGAATGTGCCGAAGCGCAGGGTAAAGATGTGGGTATCATCGCCACTGAGAAAGGCTGGAACCTGTACGTCTGCGGTAACGGCGGGATGAAACCACGCCATGCAGATCTGCTGGCGGCGGATATCGACCGTGAAACGCTGATCAAATACCTCGACCGTTTCATGATGTTCTACATCCGTACCGCGGACAAACTGACCCGTACCGCGCCGTGGCTGGATAACCTGGAAGGCGGCATCGACTACCTGAAGTCCGTCATCATCGACGACAAGCTCGGCCTGAACGCGACGCTGGAAGAAGAGATGGCTCGCCTTCGCGACGCCGTGATTTGCGAATGGACAGAAACCGTCAACACCCCGTCGGCGCAGGTTCGCTTCAAGCACTTTATCAACAGCAACCAGCGCGATCCGAGCGTGCAGGTCGTGCCTGAGCGCGAACAACATCGCCCGGCAACGCCGTATGAACGTATTCCGGTGATGCTGGTGGAGGAAAACGTATGA
- the pabA gene encoding aminodeoxychorismate synthase component 2, producing MILLIDNYDSFTWNLYQYFCELGAEVVVRRNDALSLEDVATLNPQKIVISPGPCTPDESGISLAVIQRYAGKVPILGVCLGHQAIAQVFGATIVRAAKVMHGKTSPVTHNGVGVFCGLNNPLTVTRYHSLIIDPPTLPDCFEVTAWSETQEIMGIRHREWDLEGVQFHPESILSEQGHQLLANFLNR from the coding sequence ATGATTCTGCTGATTGATAACTACGATTCCTTCACCTGGAACCTGTACCAGTATTTTTGCGAGCTGGGGGCGGAGGTGGTGGTCCGGCGCAACGACGCACTCTCGCTGGAGGATGTCGCCACGCTCAATCCGCAAAAAATCGTTATCTCCCCCGGCCCCTGCACGCCGGATGAGTCTGGCATCTCGCTGGCGGTGATCCAGCGCTATGCCGGTAAAGTGCCGATTCTGGGCGTCTGCCTCGGGCATCAGGCCATCGCCCAGGTCTTTGGCGCCACCATTGTGCGGGCCGCGAAAGTGATGCATGGCAAAACCTCCCCGGTGACGCACAACGGCGTCGGGGTCTTCTGCGGCCTGAATAACCCCCTTACCGTTACCCGCTATCACTCACTGATTATCGATCCGCCCACCTTACCCGACTGCTTTGAGGTCACCGCCTGGAGCGAAACGCAGGAGATCATGGGTATCCGTCACCGTGAATGGGATCTGGAGGGGGTGCAGTTCCACCCCGAAAGCATTCTCAGCGAACAGGGCCACCAGCTGCTGGCTAATTTCCTCAATCGTTGA
- a CDS encoding cytosine deaminase, whose protein sequence is MSTAPLWLIQNVRLPGRDGFWQLTIENGRFGEITPTGEKQVESYEVLNARGGLAIPPFIEPHIHLDTTQTAGEPNWNQSGTLFEGIERWAERKALLSHEDVKARAWKTLKWQIANGIQFVRTHVDVSDPTLTALKAMLEVKQEVAPWVTLQIVAFPQEGILSYPNGAALLEEALKLGADVVGAIPHFEFTREYGVQSLHIAFELAKKYDRPLDIHCDEIDDEQSRFVETVATLAYEAGIGPRVTASHTTAMHSYNGAYTSRLFRLLKLSGINFVANPLVNIHLQGRFDDYPKRRGITRVKELLEAGVNVCFGHDDVFDPWYPLGTGNMLQVLHMGLHVCQMMGYQQIDSGLNLITHNSARTFGLSDYGIETGNPANLVILPAESGFEAVRCQVPVRWSIRQGRVIAATQLAQTWVQMDSGGEEVCFTKNSPFTERKGA, encoded by the coding sequence ATGTCTACAGCACCGCTTTGGCTTATTCAGAACGTCCGTTTACCGGGCCGTGACGGCTTTTGGCAACTGACTATTGAGAACGGTCGTTTTGGCGAAATCACCCCGACGGGCGAAAAGCAGGTTGAGAGCTATGAAGTGTTGAATGCCCGCGGAGGGTTAGCCATCCCGCCTTTTATCGAACCGCATATCCACCTGGATACCACCCAGACCGCAGGTGAGCCGAACTGGAACCAGTCCGGGACGCTGTTTGAAGGCATAGAGCGTTGGGCAGAGCGCAAAGCGCTGCTCAGCCATGAGGATGTTAAAGCCCGTGCCTGGAAAACCCTGAAGTGGCAGATCGCCAACGGCATCCAGTTTGTACGCACCCATGTGGATGTCTCCGACCCGACGCTGACCGCCCTGAAAGCGATGCTGGAGGTGAAGCAGGAGGTCGCCCCGTGGGTGACGCTGCAGATTGTGGCCTTCCCGCAGGAAGGGATTCTCTCTTACCCGAATGGCGCGGCGCTGCTGGAAGAGGCCTTAAAGCTGGGGGCGGATGTGGTGGGCGCCATCCCGCACTTCGAATTCACCCGGGAGTATGGCGTTCAGTCCCTGCATATCGCCTTTGAACTGGCGAAGAAGTACGACCGGCCGCTGGATATTCACTGCGATGAGATCGACGATGAACAGTCACGGTTTGTCGAAACGGTGGCGACGCTGGCGTATGAGGCCGGGATCGGCCCGCGCGTCACTGCCAGCCATACCACCGCCATGCACTCTTATAACGGGGCTTACACTTCGCGGCTGTTTCGTCTGCTGAAGCTCTCCGGGATTAACTTTGTGGCCAATCCGCTGGTGAATATCCATCTGCAGGGGCGCTTTGATGATTATCCGAAGCGGCGCGGCATTACCCGCGTGAAGGAGCTGCTTGAGGCGGGCGTCAACGTCTGCTTCGGCCATGACGACGTGTTTGATCCGTGGTATCCGCTGGGCACCGGCAATATGTTGCAGGTGCTGCATATGGGGCTGCATGTCTGTCAGATGATGGGGTATCAGCAAATTGATAGCGGACTTAACTTGATCACCCATAACAGCGCCAGAACGTTTGGGCTGAGCGATTACGGTATTGAGACGGGGAATCCGGCGAATCTGGTGATTCTGCCCGCGGAAAGTGGCTTTGAGGCGGTGCGTTGTCAGGTGCCTGTGCGCTGGTCGATTCGTCAGGGCAGGGTCATTGCCGCCACGCAGTTAGCCCAGACATGGGTTCAGATGGACAGCGGTGGGGAAGAGGTATGCTTTACCAAAAACAGCCCCTTTACTGAGCGCAAAGGGGCATAA
- the ppiA gene encoding peptidylprolyl isomerase A, translating to MLKSTLAAVAAVFALSALSPAALAAKGDPHVLLTTSAGNIELELNSQKAPVSVKNFLDYVNSGFYNGTTFHRVIPGFMVQGGGFNDQMQQKQPNPPIKNEADNGLRNTRGTISMARTADKDSATSQFFLNVADNAFLDHGQRDFGYAVFGKVVKGMDVADKISQVQTHDVGPYQNVPSKPIVILSAKVLP from the coding sequence ATGCTCAAATCAACTCTGGCGGCTGTCGCGGCTGTATTCGCTCTTTCAGCCCTCTCTCCTGCTGCGCTGGCAGCGAAAGGAGACCCGCACGTTCTGTTGACCACCTCTGCCGGCAACATTGAGCTGGAACTGAACAGTCAGAAAGCTCCCGTTTCTGTGAAAAACTTCCTCGATTATGTCAACAGCGGTTTTTATAACGGCACTACGTTCCACCGTGTGATCCCGGGCTTTATGGTGCAGGGCGGCGGCTTCAACGATCAGATGCAGCAGAAGCAGCCAAACCCGCCAATCAAGAACGAAGCGGATAACGGCCTGCGTAACACCCGCGGCACCATCTCTATGGCGCGTACCGCCGATAAAGACAGCGCAACCAGCCAGTTCTTCCTCAACGTGGCGGACAACGCCTTCCTTGACCACGGCCAGCGTGACTTTGGCTATGCGGTATTTGGTAAAGTTGTGAAAGGCATGGACGTGGCCGATAAAATCTCTCAGGTACAGACGCACGACGTCGGCCCTTACCAGAATGTGCCGTCAAAACCGATAGTTATCCTCTCTGCGAAAGTCCTGCCTTAA
- a CDS encoding YhfG family protein — MKKLTDKQKSRLWEQQRNANFQASRRLEGVDSPLVTLNADEAELRLEELRRQYER; from the coding sequence GTGAAAAAACTCACTGATAAGCAAAAATCCCGTCTTTGGGAACAACAGCGAAACGCGAATTTTCAGGCCAGTCGCCGTCTTGAAGGCGTCGATAGTCCCTTAGTCACGCTCAATGCCGACGAGGCAGAACTGCGTCTTGAGGAGCTCAGGAGGCAGTATGAGCGATAA
- a CDS encoding YccS/YhfK family putative transporter, with the protein MWRRLIYHPEVNYALRQTLVLCLPVAVGLVLGYLQYGLLFSLVPACCNIAGLDTPHKRFFKRLIIGGCLFAGCSLAVQLLLARDIPLPLILTALAMTLGVTAEISALHARLLPASLIAAIFTLSLAGNLPIWAPLLIYALGTLWYGLFNWFWFWLWREQPLRESLSVLYRQLADYCEAKYTLLTQHTDPEKSLPPLLARQQKVVDLISQCYQQLHMLAANRNHEYKRLLRIFQVGLDLQEHISVSLHHPQEVQKLVERSHAEAVIRWNAQTVAARLRVLADDILYHRYPTRFNMDKQLGALEKIARQHADNPVGQFAAWHFSRIARVLRTQRPLYPRDLMADKQKRLPLIPALRSYLSLKSAALRNAARISVMLSIASLMGMALHLPKPYWILMTVLLVTQNGYSATRVRILHRAGGTMAGLIIAGITLHLHVPEGYTLTGMLLVTLVSYLIIRKNYGWATVGFTLTAVYTLQLITLNGEQFIIARLADTLIGCLIAFGGMVWLWPQWQSGLLRQNAHDALEADQEAIRLILSDDPQPTPLAWQRMKVNQAHNALFNSLNQAMQEPGFNSAYLADMKLWVTHSQFIVEHINAMTTLAREHTMLTPDLAQRYLQSCEIGLQRCQQRLEYDAPGESGDSNILEAPETLTQGPMSTLEQHLQRILGHLNTMHTISSVAWRQRPHHGIWLIRRLKRTPY; encoded by the coding sequence ATGTGGCGCAGGCTCATTTATCACCCGGAAGTTAACTACGCACTACGGCAAACCCTGGTGTTGTGTCTCCCTGTGGCTGTGGGGTTAGTACTCGGTTATCTGCAATACGGCCTTCTGTTTTCTCTTGTTCCCGCCTGCTGCAACATTGCGGGTCTCGACACGCCCCATAAACGCTTTTTTAAACGCCTGATAATTGGCGGCTGCCTGTTTGCTGGCTGTAGTCTGGCGGTACAATTGCTGCTGGCGCGTGATATTCCGCTGCCCCTCATTCTGACCGCACTGGCGATGACGTTAGGGGTCACGGCGGAGATCAGCGCCCTCCACGCCCGCCTGCTGCCCGCCTCGCTGATTGCGGCCATCTTTACCCTGAGCCTGGCGGGGAATTTACCGATCTGGGCGCCGCTGCTGATCTACGCCCTGGGGACACTCTGGTACGGGCTGTTTAACTGGTTCTGGTTCTGGCTGTGGCGGGAGCAGCCGCTGCGTGAATCCCTGAGCGTACTCTACCGCCAGCTGGCTGATTACTGTGAAGCCAAATATACCCTGCTGACCCAGCACACCGACCCGGAAAAATCGCTGCCGCCGCTGCTGGCGCGCCAGCAGAAGGTGGTGGACCTGATTAGTCAGTGTTACCAGCAACTGCATATGCTGGCGGCGAACAGGAATCATGAATACAAGCGGCTGCTGCGTATCTTCCAGGTGGGGCTGGATCTGCAGGAGCATATCTCCGTTAGCCTGCATCATCCGCAAGAGGTGCAAAAGTTGGTCGAGCGCAGCCACGCTGAAGCGGTGATCCGCTGGAACGCGCAGACCGTCGCCGCCCGGCTGCGGGTACTGGCCGACGATATTCTCTATCACCGCTATCCCACCCGCTTTAACATGGACAAACAGCTCGGCGCGCTGGAGAAAATTGCCCGCCAGCATGCGGATAACCCGGTCGGCCAGTTCGCCGCCTGGCACTTCAGCCGTATTGCCCGCGTGCTTCGCACCCAACGCCCGCTCTACCCGCGTGACCTGATGGCGGATAAGCAGAAGCGCCTGCCGCTGATCCCCGCCCTGAGAAGCTATCTGTCGCTAAAGTCTGCCGCCCTGCGTAATGCGGCACGTATCAGCGTCATGCTGAGTATCGCCAGCCTGATGGGTATGGCGCTGCACCTGCCTAAGCCTTACTGGATCTTAATGACCGTTCTGCTGGTGACGCAAAACGGCTACAGCGCCACGCGGGTGCGCATCCTCCACCGGGCAGGCGGCACGATGGCGGGGCTGATTATTGCGGGGATCACCCTGCACCTTCACGTCCCGGAAGGCTATACCCTGACGGGTATGCTGCTGGTAACGCTGGTGAGTTACCTCATCATCCGTAAGAACTACGGCTGGGCGACGGTGGGCTTTACGCTGACCGCGGTCTACACCCTGCAACTGATTACGCTCAATGGTGAGCAGTTTATTATCGCCCGGCTGGCAGATACGCTGATTGGCTGCCTGATTGCCTTTGGCGGCATGGTGTGGCTGTGGCCGCAGTGGCAGAGCGGATTGCTGCGACAGAACGCCCACGACGCGCTGGAGGCCGACCAGGAGGCCATCCGCCTGATCCTCAGCGACGATCCGCAACCCACGCCGCTGGCCTGGCAGCGCATGAAGGTCAACCAGGCGCACAATGCCCTGTTCAACTCCCTCAACCAGGCGATGCAGGAGCCGGGCTTCAATTCGGCCTATCTGGCGGATATGAAACTGTGGGTGACGCACAGCCAGTTTATCGTCGAGCATATCAACGCGATGACAACCCTGGCGCGGGAGCATACGATGCTGACGCCAGACCTGGCGCAGCGTTATTTGCAGTCGTGTGAAATCGGCCTTCAGCGCTGCCAGCAGCGCCTGGAGTATGACGCGCCGGGTGAGAGCGGAGACAGCAATATTCTGGAAGCGCCAGAGACCCTGACGCAAGGCCCCATGAGTACGCTGGAACAACATCTGCAGCGCATTCTGGGGCATCTGAATACTATGCACACCATTTCGTCGGTGGCCTGGCGCCAGCGTCCACATCATGGCATCTGGTTGATCCGGCGTTTGAAACGCACACCGTATTAA
- the tsgA gene encoding MFS transporter TsgA yields the protein MTNSNRIKLTWISFFSYALTGALVIVTGMVMGNIADYFNLPVSSMSNTFTFLNAGILISIFLNAWLMEIVPLKTQLRFGFVLMVLAVAGLMLSHSIALFSAAMFVLGLVSGITMSIGTFLITHMYEGRQRGARLLFTDSFFSMAGMIFPIVAAALLARSIEWYWVYACIGLVYVAIFILTFGCDFPVLGKKAQTTSEPVVKEKWGIGVLFLSIAALCYILGQLGFISWVPEYAKGLGMSLNDAGKLVSDFWMSYMFGMWAFSFILRFFDLQRILTVLAGAATVLMYLFINGSPEQMPWFILTLGFFSSAIYTSIITLGSLQTKVASPKLVNFVLTCGTIGTMLTFVVTGPIVAHSGPLAALHTANGLYAVVFVMCLVLGFVTRHRQHNAAAATH from the coding sequence ATGACTAACAGCAATCGTATCAAGCTCACATGGATCAGCTTCTTCTCCTACGCCCTCACCGGTGCGTTGGTAATTGTCACCGGGATGGTGATGGGAAATATCGCAGACTATTTCAACCTGCCCGTTTCCAGCATGAGTAACACCTTCACCTTTCTTAACGCCGGGATCCTGATCTCCATTTTTCTCAATGCCTGGCTGATGGAAATCGTCCCACTGAAAACCCAGCTGCGTTTTGGCTTTGTGCTGATGGTGCTTGCCGTGGCGGGTCTGATGCTCAGCCATAGCATCGCATTGTTCTCCGCCGCCATGTTTGTGCTGGGTCTGGTCAGCGGCATCACCATGTCGATTGGTACCTTCCTCATTACCCACATGTATGAAGGCCGTCAGCGCGGCGCGCGACTGCTCTTCACCGACTCCTTCTTCAGCATGGCAGGGATGATCTTCCCGATTGTGGCCGCCGCGCTGCTGGCCCGCAGCATTGAGTGGTACTGGGTTTACGCCTGCATTGGTCTGGTCTACGTGGCGATCTTTATTCTGACCTTCGGCTGTGACTTCCCGGTCCTGGGCAAAAAAGCGCAGACCACCAGCGAGCCGGTGGTGAAAGAAAAATGGGGGATTGGTGTCCTGTTCCTCTCCATCGCCGCCCTCTGCTACATCCTGGGTCAACTGGGCTTTATCTCCTGGGTGCCGGAGTATGCCAAAGGTCTGGGGATGAGCCTGAACGATGCCGGTAAGCTGGTGAGTGACTTCTGGATGTCCTACATGTTCGGCATGTGGGCGTTCAGCTTTATCCTGCGCTTCTTCGATCTGCAGCGGATCCTCACCGTGCTGGCGGGCGCCGCCACCGTGCTGATGTACCTGTTTATCAACGGCTCTCCGGAGCAGATGCCGTGGTTTATCCTGACGCTCGGCTTCTTCTCCAGCGCCATTTACACCTCGATCATCACTCTGGGCTCCCTGCAGACCAAAGTGGCTTCGCCGAAGCTGGTTAACTTCGTGCTGACCTGCGGCACCATCGGCACCATGCTGACCTTCGTGGTAACCGGCCCGATTGTGGCGCACAGCGGCCCGCTGGCAGCGTTACACACCGCCAATGGTCTTTATGCCGTGGTATTTGTAATGTGCCTGGTGCTGGGCTTCGTCACCCGCCACCGCCAGCATAACGCGGCGGCAGCGACGCACTAA
- a CDS encoding putative adenosine monophosphate-protein transferase Fic, giving the protein MSDKYGNDRDPYLYPGLNVMRNRLGIRQAERLAQAAYQFTALRAATLGLGPLLRGLPHLCAIHQHIYQDIFDWAGDIREMDIYQGDTRFCHFAYIEKEGNALMQDLEEEGYLVGLEREEFINRLSHYYCEINVLHPFRIGNGIVQRIFFEQLAIHAGYQLDWRDIDPEEWAQANQSGAMGDLSALNAIFSKVVSEAGETE; this is encoded by the coding sequence ATGAGCGATAAATACGGCAACGATCGCGATCCCTATCTCTATCCCGGCCTGAATGTCATGCGTAACCGGCTGGGCATCCGCCAGGCGGAGCGTCTGGCGCAGGCGGCGTATCAATTTACCGCACTGCGAGCGGCAACCCTGGGGCTGGGGCCGCTGCTGCGCGGCCTCCCACATCTGTGCGCCATTCATCAGCATATCTATCAGGATATCTTTGACTGGGCGGGTGATATTCGTGAGATGGATATTTACCAGGGCGATACCCGCTTCTGCCACTTCGCCTACATCGAAAAAGAGGGCAACGCCCTGATGCAGGATCTGGAGGAGGAGGGCTATCTCGTTGGGCTGGAGAGAGAGGAGTTCATTAACCGCCTCAGCCACTACTATTGCGAGATCAACGTTCTGCATCCGTTCCGCATCGGCAACGGTATTGTTCAGCGCATCTTCTTTGAGCAGCTGGCGATCCATGCGGGCTACCAGCTTGACTGGCGCGATATCGATCCGGAAGAGTGGGCGCAGGCCAACCAGAGCGGTGCGATGGGGGATCTGAGCGCGTTGAACGCAATCTTCAGTAAAGTGGTAAGCGAAGCCGGGGAAACTGAGTAG
- the nirD gene encoding nitrite reductase small subunit NirD gives MSQWVNICNIDEILPATGVCALLGHEQVAIFRPRHDEQVFAISNIDPFFEASVLSRGIIAEHQGELWVASPLKKQRFRLSDGHCMEDETRSVKHYDVRVKDGKVQLRG, from the coding sequence ATGAGCCAGTGGGTAAACATCTGCAACATCGACGAGATCCTGCCTGCCACCGGCGTATGCGCGCTGTTAGGTCATGAGCAGGTTGCCATTTTCCGTCCGCGCCACGACGAACAGGTTTTTGCCATCAGCAATATCGACCCGTTCTTTGAGGCCAGCGTGCTTTCCCGTGGGATTATCGCTGAGCATCAGGGGGAGCTGTGGGTTGCCAGCCCGCTGAAAAAGCAGCGCTTCCGCCTGAGCGACGGCCACTGTATGGAAGACGAAACCCGCTCCGTTAAACACTATGACGTTCGCGTGAAGGACGGCAAGGTGCAGCTGAGAGGCTGA
- the argD gene encoding bifunctional acetylornithine/succinyldiaminopimelate transaminase: protein MATEQSAITRATFDEVILPVYAPAEFIPVKGKGSRVWDQQGKEYIDFAGGIAVTALGHCHPALVEALKTQGETLWHTSNVFTNEPALRLGRKIIEATFAERVLFMNSGTEANETAFKLARYYASTRHSPFKTKIIAFHNAFHGRSLFTVTVGGQPKYSDGFGPKPADIIHVPFNDLHAVKAVMDDHTCAVVVEPIQGEGGVMAATPEFLQGLRDLCDQHQALLVFDEVQSGMGRTGDLFAYMHYGVTPDILTSAKALGGGFPVSAVLTTQDIASAFHVGSHGSTYGGNPLACAVAGAAFDIINTPEVLSGVNTKREQFVKHLQQIDAQYDVFSDIRGMGLLIGAELKPQYKGRARDFLYAAASEGAMVLNAGPDVMRFAPSLLVESQDIEEGMTRFAQAVKRVVQQ, encoded by the coding sequence ATGGCAACTGAACAATCTGCAATTACGCGCGCAACATTCGATGAAGTGATACTGCCAGTTTATGCACCGGCTGAGTTTATCCCGGTGAAGGGGAAAGGCAGCCGCGTCTGGGATCAGCAGGGCAAAGAGTACATTGATTTTGCGGGCGGCATTGCGGTGACGGCGTTAGGTCACTGCCACCCGGCGCTGGTCGAGGCGCTGAAAACCCAGGGCGAAACCCTGTGGCACACCAGCAACGTCTTTACCAACGAACCTGCGCTACGTCTCGGGCGCAAAATCATCGAGGCTACCTTTGCCGAGCGTGTGCTGTTTATGAACTCCGGCACCGAAGCCAACGAAACCGCTTTCAAGCTGGCCCGTTATTACGCCTCCACCCGCCACAGCCCGTTTAAAACCAAAATCATCGCCTTCCACAATGCGTTTCATGGCCGTTCGCTGTTTACCGTGACCGTGGGCGGTCAGCCAAAATATTCCGATGGTTTTGGCCCGAAACCGGCCGACATCATCCACGTGCCGTTTAACGATCTGCATGCGGTAAAAGCGGTGATGGACGATCACACCTGCGCGGTGGTGGTTGAGCCGATCCAGGGTGAAGGCGGCGTGATGGCGGCAACGCCAGAATTCCTGCAGGGGCTACGCGATCTGTGCGATCAGCACCAGGCCCTGCTGGTCTTTGACGAAGTGCAGAGCGGCATGGGCCGTACCGGGGATCTCTTTGCTTATATGCACTACGGCGTGACGCCGGACATCCTGACCAGCGCCAAAGCGCTCGGGGGTGGCTTCCCGGTGAGCGCCGTGCTCACCACGCAGGATATCGCATCGGCATTCCACGTGGGCTCTCACGGCTCGACCTATGGCGGCAACCCGCTGGCGTGCGCGGTTGCCGGAGCGGCGTTCGATATCATCAATACCCCGGAAGTGCTGAGCGGCGTCAATACAAAGCGCGAGCAGTTTGTGAAGCATCTTCAGCAGATCGATGCGCAGTACGATGTCTTCAGTGATATCCGCGGCATGGGACTGTTGATTGGTGCCGAACTGAAGCCGCAGTACAAAGGCCGGGCGCGCGATTTTCTCTACGCCGCCGCCAGCGAAGGGGCGATGGTGCTCAACGCCGGGCCGGACGTGATGCGCTTTGCGCCGTCGCTGCTGGTGGAAAGCCAGGATATCGAAGAGGGGATGACCCGCTTTGCGCAGGCGGTGAAGCGGGTGGTTCAGCAGTAG